The following nucleotide sequence is from Perognathus longimembris pacificus isolate PPM17 unplaced genomic scaffold, ASM2315922v1 HiC_scaffold_4478, whole genome shotgun sequence.
tggcctgtttcctaacagtgataaatatatttgtgggcagcaggcctttgtaactattggctgcccatagactgctagcattcttataaagactccaagatttgatccttcaaaatgtggtttctctgataatttacattataacatgcctgaaccaggcttctggatccaactcccagtcactgcagagactttagatggtgattccagtctaggcaggctcagggcatgtttgtgtgagtatttgtgaaagtgtgtggagaaggtcagcctgcctctcttgtttattctacattttacttggcataccaaggtattttgtctagtttttggatcatgctttgccagccaggcaagcacattTATATTGAGtcgtgtcccctggtggtctcagtggaccatcactgcccccatgcctggcgtgagatctgtcccattaggagctggatggaggtagcagaagacaggagcagaaagtgtgttctaaatggccttttcctgtttttccttccatcagccatggctctgatcccactgaacagaggagaggcctaagtgctgaggattggaatggtaggtgttgcatctaggtgtccagtccaatgtaggatgggctcagtggacctcaacaaatcttggttattaGAACATCAACCCCAAGACCcccaggtcttgcatagggcacagaggttagggtggaggggatgtgtggaaaatgttttttccagatgcctgtaatcctatgtactcaggaggccaagctttcttgattgcagttcgaaaccagccctggtaggaaagtccatgaggttctttaccaccaataacaacaacaaacctctagtagaagcagagctgtgtctcagtggtagagtgctcatgcctgagttcaagcccctgcccagcacaaaaagatttttttggggtgggaatgtggcttagtggtagggtgctcccctagcattcatgaaaccctctgtttgattccttagtaccacatacacagaaaaagcaggaagtggtgttgtggctcaagtggtagagtactacccttgagcaaacgaagctcagggacagtgcctagaccctgacttcaagctccaggattgacaagaaaaagattttcatttttatcatataagtcttacacacatctatctatctatttatttatttattttttggaccagtcctgggccttggactcagggcctgagcactgtccctggcttcttcttgctcaaggctagcactctgccacttgagccacagcgccacttctggccattttctgtatatgtggtgctggggaatcgaacctagggcctcatgtatacgaggcaagcactcttgccactaggccatatccccagccccacacacatttatttttaaacttttatttatttaaaatttttttctttgccggatGTGGGGCCTGAAatttgtgcctgggttctgtccttgaggtcttcagttgaagactcgtgctctaccacctgagccacagcgccaattctggttttctagtgtggcattggagataacagccttatgaactttcctgcctgagctggctttgaacctggatcctctggtctcagcctcctgagtagctagcatgacaggagtgagccacattttattaggcacacaaaagtatttaattttctttttagtgatttccagtggtattgtgttccagggccttgcacaagctaggcaagtaccacagctcttagccctggttgtttttatgccgcctttggttttcatgatttctagcgtttgtaggcattttggagagaaaatgcacagagtttctgggtaaaatgtgtagagcctggaagcttggaatcatgaatagaggttctggctctatagctcaaggtagaacagtgtggatggaccccattagaaccttctctggagaactcatgccttacccaggcccctggcctcttcgtttcatgtccttcctgggacctgggtcaggggtcagggttgGATTGGGTTGCGGCGAGGGTGGCGGGGTTGTCttaggggtcagggcactgctAGCACGTCGCTGATATACAGGCCTCCCGCACATGCCACCCATGGCGTCACCATCCCCTTCCATCACGCGCGAGCACTGGCTCCAGGTGGATTGGTGCCTTGCATGTGGGAGCCCTGAgtcccatcctcccatccccatACAAGCATGCACACTGTAAGGCCAGAGAAGAGCTGCGGCTCAGCGGTGGGGTGGGGACAGTGAAGGCCTGGTCTGAACGCCAGGCCTGGTGTGAGGGCAAGGCCCCACGGGGTAAGGGCCCAGCCCGAACTGGtggccctgagggcaatggctTTGGCTATGTCGAGGACAAGTGCATTTACACAGGTCAAGGGTCGACAGTCCTAGCCCCAAATGTGGAGATCCTCACCCCTGACCGTGTCTGGGCCCCGCCCCACAGTgcccacacagccccgcccctGGTGGCTTTGTGGCCCCTTCCCATGCCAtcgccacggccccgcccctggTGGTGTCACAGCCCTGCCCTATGCCTTCCACAAGGCCCCGGCCCTCTGCAGAGCCTGGGAAGAGGCCCCGCCCCATGTTGAGAGGACCAGAACCTCTggctccaccctgggagggcgggacttccgggaaagGAAGCCGAGGTGCCAGAAAGCCACAGCCAGGAGTGACTTGTGCAGGTGAGCTGCCACAGGCGTGATCCACAGGCCCGCAGGCAGGAGGAGAGCGGTGCCCCGGGCctgaggaaggaggacaggaagtgagTAGGGACCTGAGGACGgaggaggcctgagcccctggcctgtggagaatggaggccAGGCGGCCTAGCTGTTGGTGGAAGGAGAGCCAAGGTCTGAGGAGCCCAGGTCCGcggagagcagcctgggagcactgCGCCTGCTGACCTGGCAGCGACTCAGGGAGACCATCTGAGCACAGCCAAAGAAGAGGAGCCTCCTgtcaggcccaaaccaggcttctggctccagctcccagtcactgcagagactttagatggtgctttcagtctaggcaggcacagggcatggttgtgggggtatttgtgaaagtgtgtggagaagttcagcctgcctctcttgtttattccacattttacttggcgtaccaaggtattttgtctagtttttgtagcatgccttgccagccaggcaagcacctttatactgagtcgtgtcccgtggtggtctcagtggaccatcactgcctccaggcctggcctgagatgtcccattaggagctggatggaggtagcagaagacaggagcggaaagtgtggtctaaatggccttttcctgtttttccttctatcagccatggctctgatcccactgaacagaggagaggcctaagtgctgaggattggaatggtaggtgttggatgtaggtgtccagtccaatgtagcaaGGCCCCGTGGGGTGAGCACCTGGCCCTAACACgcggccctgagggcaatggttTTGGGGATGGTGAGGACAAGTGTATTTGCACAGGTCAAGGGTCGACAGTCCTAGCCCCAAATGTGGAGATCCTCACCCCTGACAGTGTCTGTGCCCCGCCCCACAGTgcccacacagccccgccccaatgcagagcttgggagaggccccgccccacgtGTAGGGGACCTGAACCTCTGCCTCTACCCTGCTAGAGCGGGACTTCCGGGAAAGGGACCTGAGGCTCAGGAACGCCGCAGCCTCGAGAGCCTAGTGCTGCATGCTGGACTCGCAGACCTGCGGGCTAGAGGAGAGCAGGGCCGGGCTTGAGGACGGAGGACAAGAGGAGAGCAGGGGCCTGCGTACAGAGGAGGCCAGAGCTCCAGGCCTGTGGACAATGGAGGCTGGTCAGCCGAgctgtgggtgggaggagagcCGAAGTCAGCAGAGCCAAGGCCCATGGACAGCGGCCTGGAGCACCTCCTGCCGACCTTGAGGCGACTCTGGGAGACTATCCAAGCGCAGCCAACTAAGCAGAGCATCCTGTCAGGTGCGGCCCGGGGCATGGGCATGGGGTGGGTGTGACAGTGTGTGTTGAGGAGCATGGCCCGcctccctgcttgcttgcttgtgctcttcttgtggtggcttcagggtgcccaagccctgcaggagggaagtcaggtctgaccggcgccatcttggtcacacaCGTGTAAttatagggtctggcatcttgtcttcatagtagagggagggaattctgacctccaggtgatggttgtgccttaattcctggagacaggggtgagcacttcccttataggtgactgaacctgtcagtccagggcttgggaataggagcttcctattaccctgtcccctgactttaccttatttaggcccagacaagcacaggtgccattacaccataccacacatctccgtgtttgcatcctgtgttgtctcctggcttatctctggtcaatatggtgtcccaaatcagcacttggagctcagttggtttgttagtatagtttttgttttttctttcttctctggcctgtttcctaacagtgtttaatatatttgggggcagcaggcctttgtaacaattggctgcctatagactgctagcattttaatagactgcaagattggatccttcaaaatgtggtttctctgatcatttatattataacaggcccaaaccaggcttctagatccagctcccagtcactgcagagactttagatggtgtttTAAGTCTGGGCAGGCTCAGgacatggttgtgggggtatttgtgaaagtgtgtggagaagttcagtctgcctgtcttgtttattccacattgtacttggcataccaaggtattttgtctagtttttggagcatgcctcaCCAGCCAGGCAACCACCTTTATACTGACTCGTgtcccatcactgcccccaggcctggcctgagactTGTCCCATTAGGAAGTGgagggaggtagcagaaggcaggagcagaaagtgtggtctaaatggccttttcctgtttttccttccatcagccatgctctgatcccactgaacagaggagaggcctaagtgttgagcattgcaatggtaggtgttggatctaggtgtccagtccaatgtaggatgggctcagtggaccccaacaaatcttggttaggagaatatacacctcaatctaggtcttgcataggacacagaggttagggtggaggggatgtgtggaaaatgttttttccagatgcctgtaatcctatgtactcaggaggccaagatctgttgattgcagtaggaaagtccacgaggctccttatcaccaatcaacaacaacaaaaaatctctagtagaagcagagctgtgtctcaagtggtagagtgctcatgcctgagttcaagccccaggaccagctcaaaaagatttttgggggtgggaatgtggcttagtggtagggtgctcacctagcattcatgaaaccctacgtttgattcctcagtaccacatacacagaaaaagcaggaagtggtgttgtggctcaagtggtagagtactacccttgagcaaaagaagctcagggacagtgcctagacccttatttcaagctgtaggattttcaaaaaaaagattttcatttttatcatataggtcttacacacgtttatttattttttatcttatataactccatagtggtttattttgtaaatagtattttctgaaatatccttataatttgaggtgagctaattgatggtatACCAGTATTACCTGTTTGTCTGGAATTTCTAAATGCTGCTGAAAGAATAGTTACTAACACATTATTATAGCACACAAACCTAATGGCAccctgtaaattttttttaagaaaatgactctttcattattattttagaaaggcTACCATATCCATATACTAATATATCTTCAACTTTAaggtaaatagtttaaaaaatataaaaatgtaagtacGCTGAAGAGTAACTGCTATTAAACAGTTCTGAACAGGCAGAAAATGTATACTTtccttttatagaaaatgttaaatctctaatagcagcattttatataaaagctgtctttgaaaacccagatttttgtatacacaaaacatttttttttcttttccctgtacaATATAACAATGTTTACACTGGAGAAAAGGTTTCTTCACAATATTTTTCCCATCACAGGTGGCAGTCAGCTCGAGTGTTATcagtgggccctgagctcaagcttctcAGCACAGCCTTCAGTCCAACATCATGGCATTGATGACATTCAGATCTTTCATGTATGGATAGGCCACCAAGATCTGGTCGATTTTCCGCCTCTGCTTGGAGTCAGGGAAGATCTTTAGCAGGGCCTCCCTCAGCTCTCTGGTTTCAGCAGAAGATCTCTGTGCTTGCATGGGCAGGTTGTGCTGCACAGTGGGAAGGTTTGGTAGGAGGGGGAAGTGAGACTGCTGAGAGAGCCAGGGGCTAGAAGAGGCTCCCTGAATCTGGGGCAGAGGTTGGTGACTGCaccctgcaatttttaaaacttcatgactGGTCAAATTTGGTTGGACACTTGAGTTGATGTGTATGAAAAACATTCTCTCTACTGACGGAAGGTAACCTGCATACAAGTGCACtttcaatatagaattcaattctttttttggccagtcctgggccttggactcagggcctgagtactgttcctggcttccttttgctcaaggctagcactctgccacttgagccacagcgccacttctggccgttttctgtatatgtggtactggggaatcgaacccagagcctcatgtatacaaggcaagctctcttgccactaggccatatccccagcccctagaattctaTTCTTAAAGGTAAAGTGGCTTAAATTGGAGCAAATAATCTGACTcccatgaaataaactaaatacaaagcaacaagtagtaagaatattaaagatttattccacccgtcttcctcttattttgtgtttttattttgtattttgaggcatgttataacccaggctggccttctgcttcagcctccctagtgctggatttacaggcaccaccattccttgcttctatctgaaacatacaagtgtgctccatgagtaaactgagttaaaacgtTTCTGAGAGCggaggagctgctatcagtagagctattgtgactctataagagcccaggtcagcaaggtacaaggtaagcagtagcactgggcagtgctaggcattcaacatgccaggtagaccatactgtccaggtcttcctgagctcaggtcattattacttcacagggttgtattttgttcttccctatttccttgttccactgtttggtaatcaggggaaaatgagaagtcatttaacttcttggttaaataaaactaatttgtcaccagacttatgtttaagagtaagtcagctgaagaaacaaccgtggctggggctaaggaaagcttctacacttaggcacaggactagtgggtgagttgttggcttggctgtgggcattgctaacctagtgggccttctctaggaaggccttgcaacaccggaggcactgctgatagaccagctcgaagtcggagtcgtttccataatagggatcttcaatcatgagttgtttttgtggatcatagctcccaagtagttcaattttagctttgcagtttttaacttgattacttcgtctttggtgacctgtcttgccttatgggctgtgctaatgtcatgatttgttaggcagctcatagctcttggatcttGGGCACGACCCACGTTCCAGTCGGAAACAGCACTGCTGCCAATGGCCCAATTATCTGTAACATTTTGGTCTGctacaagttttctgaaaactgcttctacGATGGGTGACTGGCAAATGTTACATAGACACACGAATATTACAGATTTTGGACTCTGTTCTGCTATTTTCCTGTGTGGTCGCTGGCTCctacacatgtatttttaaactttaatttatttaaaattttttttctttgccgaatgtggggtatgaattctgtgcctgggttctgtccttgaggtcttcggttgaagtctagtgctctaccacctgagccacagcaccacttctggttttctagtgggtcgttGGAGATAcagttttatgaactttcctgcctgagctggctttgaacctggatcctctggtctcagcctcctgagtagctagcatgacaggagtgagccacattttattaggcctacaaaactctttcactttctttttagtgatttccagtggtattgtgttccagggccttccacaagctaggcaagtacctcagctcttagccctggttgtttttatgctgcctttgtaggcatttcggagagaaaatgcacagggtgtcagaataaaatgtgtagagcctggaagcttggaatcctgaatagaggtgctggctctatagccctaggtagaacagtgtggatggaccccattagaacctgctctggaaaaatcatgccttgcccaggcccctggcctatgttcaagtctgcataaagttttcatttatactttcatatccatcctggggcctggagaaggaggtgaaggcatttgtgaggaagggcagcttatctttaatccttcatatgttggtgctgatcagaacaatttcagtgaccctaggcccctgcccaagcctctgactctttgctatgtattcatttctgcttttggtcatgtcctgctctgtgattgtgagttaggggctgaggggctgtgtggaaaatatgttatttttattacataggttttacacacattttgtttagCATAGCAAAGCATAtaagtttctttttggtgaatgtaaaatttattgtttcagggcctcccacaacctaggcaagcaactcaacactgaacctcacccctttaatataacccagtcagttcctttatactgtttttttcaagttttctagtaaggacctcctgtgtgactttctgttttgttcttcccttgtcgcctatataggatcctgcttccctggggagtagttccagcatgcccatcctttgttgcctgttgacTTCTTCTGCttgtaagtactttgagggcaaaatgtgtctagtatcagcagaaaacatggagtacatacacttggaattttgagtgcagtatctggaagtatggcccaatgtagaaaagtagcttgaatgacatcccctcccctgaagaagtgacacccattcaaaaacattctgaagttggcatcactgtccgtcaaagttctaagaccctctaatcattgaatcacaatcatatgaggaggcatcagggagaaggtgacaaggatctGGTATGAAAACATGGCCACTGGGTTTAGTTTACGAGCTGAGCaaccagtgtggctgggactgaagcaaccagaccctggctggccctgctccaaggtaatactgggcgatggagggacttgaaagtgccatggtgtcaacaggcaaatggcctctcagaccCTGACAGCTATTCCTTATGCTCATTAGTGTGCAGTTCCAGACAGGGACTCcatctaagtagccacacagatgctTGGGCCCTCAATTGctgctatgaggcaggatgcagaatgagacttggcaaaacacacattttagccataaagcatgCCTGGCATGCCTGGCAAGCCTGCCATAAAGCAGGgctggctgtttactcctggtacttgaactctgggcctgggagctgtccctgagcttctttttgcttaatgctagcactctaccactttaacgacagcaccatttccgggcttttctgtttatgtggtactgaggagtcgaactcaaggctttatgcatgctaggcaagcactctaccactaatccacattctcagccccagtcttgggttttgagatgacactttaggcacatctgaggatcagacgtcgccgt
It contains:
- the LOC125344832 gene encoding low molecular weight phosphotyrosine protein phosphatase-like, which codes for MCRSQRPHRKIAEQSPKSVIFVCLCNICQSPIVEAVFRKLVADQNVTDNWAIGSSAVSDWNVGRAQDPRAMSCLTNHDISTAHKARQVTKDDFATFEYMLSMDESNMRYLKRISNQVKNCKAKIELLGSYDPQKQLMIEDPYYGNNSDFELVYQQSLRCCKAFLEKAH